The Anopheles coluzzii chromosome 2, AcolN3, whole genome shotgun sequence genome window below encodes:
- the LOC120961489 gene encoding patj homolog isoform X2: MQTAKMHLSSDVSNALKHIEIIKQTVEEMEPNKLQLNVSDDLKLVLDLLQDPVFRNIVQIQDSLAELNHQITQHPSILPGDFDIANGGELVLSVPPGTDLFEADYQDEQRVPSAQISPGSPPGPAGMLAVVTQPKLNLLDQQQLVAGAGPAIVATVPQHHLQQQQQQQPLDAQQLLNASMKLNNEPSLFEDHHHKLLPEPTDQHPLAATGPFTDSPKSVPETIVAGTGPADWSRILDIELVNDGTGLGFGIIGARTTGVTVKTILAGGVADRDGRLKSGDQILQIGDVNLHEMVSEQVASVLRQSGTHVQLVVARPIDPATVGTDEYDHSAIVPTVLLANPLKLKQYLSDSGFGDIYSVYSIANLDSPGLENPFRQESPLPDFPETEVFTVELRKDQNGLGITIAGYVCEKEELSGIFVKSVSPGSAADLSGKIQVNDRIIEVDGQSLHGFSNHQAVDVLKQSGHVVTLCLERYLRGPKYDQLQQAIAANEMKPPTPATPPPPLVPTDLSKYGSNILDILPPQALQRTLGLEQEQAAGEPDDQLAECDVAGLDGGPLHMGGHKKLSRAKDSIDTQEYRDKIKEATIVPDGAVAEDGTLLDATNPVAIARHHHLRSSLKGTATVEETTDSPDPDTAYIVKKWTNILGPEVQIIVANIRKFAASSGLGISLEGTVDVEGGKEVRPHHYIRSILPEGPVGQNGLLRSGDELLEVNGQRLLGMNHLKVVSILKELPQDVCMVCARGDPDLLRFTEEQLISSLEADVAAKRNTQHHHQQLHGSLTPSERLVKAKSDGSLATTNGTGMGGGAGGVGVGDGFSKIKSRSLEPLTGLAMWSSEPQIIELIKGERGLGFSILDYQDPLDPNDTLIVIRSLVPGGVAQLDGRLIPGDRLLFVNDTILENASLDQAVQALKGAPKGVVRIGVAKPLPMQDSSLVAAPATFEERGGVAEGNGSGKMLSLAKPDIIME; encoded by the exons ATGCAGACTGCCAAGATGCATCTCTCCAGCGATGTCTCGAACGCGCTCAAGCACATCGAAATCATCAAGCAGACGGTGGAGGAGATGGAGCCGAACAAGCTGCAGCTGAACGTTAGCGACGACCTGAAGCTGGTGCTCGATCTGCTGCAGGATCCGGTGTTCCGGAACATCGTCCAGATCCAGGACTCGCTGGCCGAGCTGAACCACCAGATCACGCAGCACCCCTCGATACTGCCCGGGGACTTTGACATCGCGAACGGGGGCGAGCTGGTGCTGAGCGTTCCGCCCGGTACGGATCTGTTCGAGGCGGACTACCAGGACGAGCAGCGGGTACCGTCGGCACAGATCTCGCCCGGAAGTCCTCCCGGCCCGGCTGGTATGCTGGCCGTCGTTACCCAGCCCAAGCTGAACCTGctggaccagcagcagctggtggCGGGCGCAGGTCCGGCCATTGTCGCGACCGTACCGCAGcaccatctgcagcagcagcagcagcaacagccgctCGATGCGCAGCAGCTGCTAAATGCGTCGATGAAGCTGAACAACGAGCCGTCCCTGTTCGAG GATCATCATCACAAGCTGCTTCCAGAGCCGACCGATCAGCACCCACTAGCCGCCACTGGACCCTTTACCGATTCCCCTAAATCAGTCCCGGAAACGATCGTCGCCGGCACCGGTCCCGCCGACTGGTCCCGCATACTCGACATCGAACTCGTGAACGACGGAACCGGGCTGGGCTTCGGCATTATTGGCGCCCGCACGACGGGCGTCACGGTGAAAACCATCCTCGCCGGCGGGGTGGCCGATCGGGACGGTCGCCTCAAGAGTGGCGATCAGATCCTCCAAATCGGCGACGTAAACCTGCACGAAATGGTCTCCGAGCAGGTGGCGTCCGTGCTGCGACAGTCCGGCACGCACGTACAGCTGGTAGTGGCGCGCCCGATCGATCCGGCCACCGTCGGCACGGACGAGTACGACCATTCGGCCATCGTGCCGACCGTGCTGCTGGCGAACCCGCTCAAGCTCAAGCAGTACCTGTCCGATTCCGGCTTCGGCGACATCTACAGCGTCTACTCGATCGCTAACCTGGACAGCCCCGGGCTGGAGAATCCGTTCCGCCAGGAAAGCCCGCTGCCCGACTTCCCCGAGACGGAGGTGTTTACGGTCGAGCTGCGCAAGGACCAGAACGGGCTCGGCATCACGATCGCGGGGTACGTGTGCGAAAAGGAGGAGCTGTCGGGCATTTTCGTGAAGAGCGTCTCGCCCGGCAGTGCGGCCGATCTGAGCGGCAAGATACAGGTGAACGATCGCATCATCGAGGTGGACGGGCAGTCGCTGCACGGCTTCTCCAACCACCAGGCGGTGGACGTGCTGAAGCAGAGCGGCCACGTGGTGACGCTGTGCCTCGAGCGGTACCTGCGCGGTCCGAAGTACGACCAGCTGCAGCAGGCGATCGCGGCAAACGAGATGAAACCACCGACACCGGCCACCCCGCCGCCCCCGCTCGTGCCGACCGATCTGTCCAAGTACGGTAGCAACATACTGGACATACTGCCACCGCAGGCACTGCAGCGCACGCTCGGGCTGGAGCAGGAGCAGGCGGCCGGCGAACCCGACGACCAGCTTGCCGAGTGCGATGTGGCCGGGCTGGACGGTGGGCCGCTCCATATGGGCGGCCACAAGAAGCTGTCCCGCGCGAAAGACTCCATCGACACGCAGGAGTACCGGGACAAGATTAAGGAGGCCACGATCGTGCCCGACGGGGCGGTGGCCGAGGATGGCACCCTGCTGGACGCTACCAATCCGGTGGCAATCGCTCGGCATCACCACCTGCGCAGCTCGCTGAAGGGAACGGCCACGGTGGAGGAGACCACCGACAGCCCCGATCCCGACACGGCCTACATCGTGAAGAAGTGGACCAACATACTGGGCCCGGAGGTGCAGATTATTGTGGCGAACATACGCAAGTTTGCCGCCTCCAGCGGGCTGGGCATCTCGCTCGAGGGCACGGTCGACGTGGAGGGTGGCAAGGAAGTCCGGCCGCATCACTACATCCGCTCCATCCTGCCGGAGGGTCCGGTGGGCCAGAATGGGCTGCTGCGTTCCGGCGACGAGCTGCTCG AGGTGAACGGACAGCGGCTGCTCGGCATGAACCATCTGAAGGTGGTGTCGATCCTGAAGGAGCTGCCGCAGGACGTTTGCATGGTGTGCGCCCGCGGCGATCCGGATCTGCTGCGGTTCACCGAGGAGCAGCTGATCAGCTCGCTCGAAGCGGACGTTGCGGCCAAACGCAACAcccagcaccatcaccagcagctgCACGGCAGCTTGACGCCCTCGGAACGGTTGGTAAAGGCAAAGTCGGACGGCAGCTTGGCCACCACGAACGGGACCGGCATGGGCGGTGGGGCGGGCGGTGTCGGTGTGGGTGATGGGTTTTCCAAGATTAAATCGCGCAGCCTGGAACCGCTGACCGGGCTGGCGATGTGGAGCTCGGAGCCGCAGATCATCGAGCTGATCAAGGGCGAGCGCGGGCTCGGCTTTTCCATCCTCGACTATCAGGATCCGCTCGATCCGAACGATACGCTGATCGTGATCCGGTCGCTtgtgccgggcggggtggcCCAGCTCGACGGACGGCTGATCCCAGGCGATCGGCTGCTGTTCGTGAACGATACGATCCTGGAGAACGCTTCGCTCGACCAGGCGGTGCAGGCGCTCAAGGGCGCCCCCAAGGGGGTGGTGCGCATCGGTGTCGCTAAGCCGCTGCCGATGCAGGACTCGTCCCTCGTTGCCGCACCGGCCACGTTCGAGGAGAGGGGCGGAGTAGCGGAGGGCAACGGCAGTGGCAAGATGCTGTCGCTCGCCAAGCCCGATATAATAATGGAATGA
- the LOC120961489 gene encoding patj homolog isoform X1, with protein MQTAKMHLSSDVSNALKHIEIIKQTVEEMEPNKLQLNVSDDLKLVLDLLQDPVFRNIVQIQDSLAELNHQITQHPSILPGDFDIANGGELVLSVPPGTDLFEADYQDEQRVPSAQISPGSPPGPAGMLAVVTQPKLNLLDQQQLVAGAGPAIVATVPQHHLQQQQQQQPLDAQQLLNASMKLNNEPSLFEVPSIVQDHHHKLLPEPTDQHPLAATGPFTDSPKSVPETIVAGTGPADWSRILDIELVNDGTGLGFGIIGARTTGVTVKTILAGGVADRDGRLKSGDQILQIGDVNLHEMVSEQVASVLRQSGTHVQLVVARPIDPATVGTDEYDHSAIVPTVLLANPLKLKQYLSDSGFGDIYSVYSIANLDSPGLENPFRQESPLPDFPETEVFTVELRKDQNGLGITIAGYVCEKEELSGIFVKSVSPGSAADLSGKIQVNDRIIEVDGQSLHGFSNHQAVDVLKQSGHVVTLCLERYLRGPKYDQLQQAIAANEMKPPTPATPPPPLVPTDLSKYGSNILDILPPQALQRTLGLEQEQAAGEPDDQLAECDVAGLDGGPLHMGGHKKLSRAKDSIDTQEYRDKIKEATIVPDGAVAEDGTLLDATNPVAIARHHHLRSSLKGTATVEETTDSPDPDTAYIVKKWTNILGPEVQIIVANIRKFAASSGLGISLEGTVDVEGGKEVRPHHYIRSILPEGPVGQNGLLRSGDELLEVNGQRLLGMNHLKVVSILKELPQDVCMVCARGDPDLLRFTEEQLISSLEADVAAKRNTQHHHQQLHGSLTPSERLVKAKSDGSLATTNGTGMGGGAGGVGVGDGFSKIKSRSLEPLTGLAMWSSEPQIIELIKGERGLGFSILDYQDPLDPNDTLIVIRSLVPGGVAQLDGRLIPGDRLLFVNDTILENASLDQAVQALKGAPKGVVRIGVAKPLPMQDSSLVAAPATFEERGGVAEGNGSGKMLSLAKPDIIME; from the exons ATGCAGACTGCCAAGATGCATCTCTCCAGCGATGTCTCGAACGCGCTCAAGCACATCGAAATCATCAAGCAGACGGTGGAGGAGATGGAGCCGAACAAGCTGCAGCTGAACGTTAGCGACGACCTGAAGCTGGTGCTCGATCTGCTGCAGGATCCGGTGTTCCGGAACATCGTCCAGATCCAGGACTCGCTGGCCGAGCTGAACCACCAGATCACGCAGCACCCCTCGATACTGCCCGGGGACTTTGACATCGCGAACGGGGGCGAGCTGGTGCTGAGCGTTCCGCCCGGTACGGATCTGTTCGAGGCGGACTACCAGGACGAGCAGCGGGTACCGTCGGCACAGATCTCGCCCGGAAGTCCTCCCGGCCCGGCTGGTATGCTGGCCGTCGTTACCCAGCCCAAGCTGAACCTGctggaccagcagcagctggtggCGGGCGCAGGTCCGGCCATTGTCGCGACCGTACCGCAGcaccatctgcagcagcagcagcagcaacagccgctCGATGCGCAGCAGCTGCTAAATGCGTCGATGAAGCTGAACAACGAGCCGTCCCTGTTCGAGGTGCCTTCGATTGTTCAA GATCATCATCACAAGCTGCTTCCAGAGCCGACCGATCAGCACCCACTAGCCGCCACTGGACCCTTTACCGATTCCCCTAAATCAGTCCCGGAAACGATCGTCGCCGGCACCGGTCCCGCCGACTGGTCCCGCATACTCGACATCGAACTCGTGAACGACGGAACCGGGCTGGGCTTCGGCATTATTGGCGCCCGCACGACGGGCGTCACGGTGAAAACCATCCTCGCCGGCGGGGTGGCCGATCGGGACGGTCGCCTCAAGAGTGGCGATCAGATCCTCCAAATCGGCGACGTAAACCTGCACGAAATGGTCTCCGAGCAGGTGGCGTCCGTGCTGCGACAGTCCGGCACGCACGTACAGCTGGTAGTGGCGCGCCCGATCGATCCGGCCACCGTCGGCACGGACGAGTACGACCATTCGGCCATCGTGCCGACCGTGCTGCTGGCGAACCCGCTCAAGCTCAAGCAGTACCTGTCCGATTCCGGCTTCGGCGACATCTACAGCGTCTACTCGATCGCTAACCTGGACAGCCCCGGGCTGGAGAATCCGTTCCGCCAGGAAAGCCCGCTGCCCGACTTCCCCGAGACGGAGGTGTTTACGGTCGAGCTGCGCAAGGACCAGAACGGGCTCGGCATCACGATCGCGGGGTACGTGTGCGAAAAGGAGGAGCTGTCGGGCATTTTCGTGAAGAGCGTCTCGCCCGGCAGTGCGGCCGATCTGAGCGGCAAGATACAGGTGAACGATCGCATCATCGAGGTGGACGGGCAGTCGCTGCACGGCTTCTCCAACCACCAGGCGGTGGACGTGCTGAAGCAGAGCGGCCACGTGGTGACGCTGTGCCTCGAGCGGTACCTGCGCGGTCCGAAGTACGACCAGCTGCAGCAGGCGATCGCGGCAAACGAGATGAAACCACCGACACCGGCCACCCCGCCGCCCCCGCTCGTGCCGACCGATCTGTCCAAGTACGGTAGCAACATACTGGACATACTGCCACCGCAGGCACTGCAGCGCACGCTCGGGCTGGAGCAGGAGCAGGCGGCCGGCGAACCCGACGACCAGCTTGCCGAGTGCGATGTGGCCGGGCTGGACGGTGGGCCGCTCCATATGGGCGGCCACAAGAAGCTGTCCCGCGCGAAAGACTCCATCGACACGCAGGAGTACCGGGACAAGATTAAGGAGGCCACGATCGTGCCCGACGGGGCGGTGGCCGAGGATGGCACCCTGCTGGACGCTACCAATCCGGTGGCAATCGCTCGGCATCACCACCTGCGCAGCTCGCTGAAGGGAACGGCCACGGTGGAGGAGACCACCGACAGCCCCGATCCCGACACGGCCTACATCGTGAAGAAGTGGACCAACATACTGGGCCCGGAGGTGCAGATTATTGTGGCGAACATACGCAAGTTTGCCGCCTCCAGCGGGCTGGGCATCTCGCTCGAGGGCACGGTCGACGTGGAGGGTGGCAAGGAAGTCCGGCCGCATCACTACATCCGCTCCATCCTGCCGGAGGGTCCGGTGGGCCAGAATGGGCTGCTGCGTTCCGGCGACGAGCTGCTCG AGGTGAACGGACAGCGGCTGCTCGGCATGAACCATCTGAAGGTGGTGTCGATCCTGAAGGAGCTGCCGCAGGACGTTTGCATGGTGTGCGCCCGCGGCGATCCGGATCTGCTGCGGTTCACCGAGGAGCAGCTGATCAGCTCGCTCGAAGCGGACGTTGCGGCCAAACGCAACAcccagcaccatcaccagcagctgCACGGCAGCTTGACGCCCTCGGAACGGTTGGTAAAGGCAAAGTCGGACGGCAGCTTGGCCACCACGAACGGGACCGGCATGGGCGGTGGGGCGGGCGGTGTCGGTGTGGGTGATGGGTTTTCCAAGATTAAATCGCGCAGCCTGGAACCGCTGACCGGGCTGGCGATGTGGAGCTCGGAGCCGCAGATCATCGAGCTGATCAAGGGCGAGCGCGGGCTCGGCTTTTCCATCCTCGACTATCAGGATCCGCTCGATCCGAACGATACGCTGATCGTGATCCGGTCGCTtgtgccgggcggggtggcCCAGCTCGACGGACGGCTGATCCCAGGCGATCGGCTGCTGTTCGTGAACGATACGATCCTGGAGAACGCTTCGCTCGACCAGGCGGTGCAGGCGCTCAAGGGCGCCCCCAAGGGGGTGGTGCGCATCGGTGTCGCTAAGCCGCTGCCGATGCAGGACTCGTCCCTCGTTGCCGCACCGGCCACGTTCGAGGAGAGGGGCGGAGTAGCGGAGGGCAACGGCAGTGGCAAGATGCTGTCGCTCGCCAAGCCCGATATAATAATGGAATGA